Proteins from a single region of Chromobacterium sp. ATCC 53434:
- a CDS encoding pilus assembly protein produces MKPILSACLLLGLAAQAPAAPAINIGAMYEYLDADAGTLLKRVRNSGDSTAFVKVAVAEIVYGQDGQANELPVDTGQLALGQLKGLVASPSRLMVPAGGMQASRLLYLGPRDRERYFRVRFSPVLPEKQDAFDIGDDEARRYQDSLSAGVNVLTGYGAIVIVRPGQPHYDTRLQDGGDSYTVRNDGNSTVIVDAFLQCDADGRHCETPTKHHVLPGGSKRFVKADGHRYTFELIEGRRRRTVAFGR; encoded by the coding sequence ATGAAACCCATCTTGTCGGCCTGTCTGCTGCTGGGCCTGGCCGCACAGGCCCCGGCGGCGCCGGCCATCAATATCGGCGCCATGTATGAGTACCTGGACGCGGATGCCGGCACCCTGCTGAAGCGGGTGCGCAATAGCGGCGACAGCACCGCCTTCGTCAAGGTGGCGGTGGCGGAGATCGTCTACGGCCAGGATGGCCAGGCCAATGAGTTGCCGGTGGATACCGGGCAATTGGCGCTTGGCCAGCTCAAGGGCTTGGTCGCGAGTCCGTCGCGGCTGATGGTGCCGGCGGGAGGCATGCAGGCCAGTCGCTTGCTGTACCTGGGGCCGCGCGACCGGGAGCGCTATTTCCGGGTGCGCTTCTCTCCGGTGCTGCCGGAAAAACAGGACGCGTTCGATATCGGCGACGACGAGGCCCGGCGCTATCAGGACTCGCTCAGCGCCGGCGTCAACGTGCTGACCGGCTATGGGGCCATCGTCATCGTCAGGCCCGGGCAGCCGCATTACGACACCCGGCTGCAGGACGGTGGCGACAGCTACACCGTGCGCAACGACGGCAACAGCACCGTCATCGTCGACGCCTTCCTTCAGTGCGACGCCGATGGCCGGCATTGCGAGACCCCGACCAAGCACCATGTGCTGCCTGGCGGCAGCAAGCGCTTCGTCAAGGCCGACGGCCATCGTTACACGTTCGAGCTGATCGAGGGCCGCCGCCGCCGGACCGTCGCCTTCGGCCGATGA
- a CDS encoding ATP-binding protein gives MWRTVLMVLAMSAAPASAAPNGVIFSPAEQRWIREHPMVPYTVDPYWPLEYVENGQHKGLTRDYLEAIARISGLRFKMVDARNWRDALQDMRDDKIFLATMVSAQLIGDDSQQSMLLTVPYLASTTIMVTTSDKPMLFNPKQLNGKTVTVKGGGSYERYLRRHFPGIRLMLIADPEMALDAVASGKAYAAVGSDVVLEPIIQRKYMGTLNLAGAIPDMYAVVSMGVSKRHPELCSIINKSLAQLTADDASRMYDYWVEGLRLGAPSWQAIVRYYSKALVGLVTLLLLLGYWVLRAQRSQRAAEASEAGKSMFLAVMSHEIRTPMNAVLAAIELLQRTPQTPRQQELASLANSAATNLLELLDDVLDVSKMDARGLQLELVPVDLALLAQGVADSNRPRAQSKGLGWSLTLLGLDDAALMLDPLRMRQILSNLLSNAVKFTEQGEVALLLHLDQIEGDRGKLLITVRDTGIGIDKQQQSRLFTAFTQVDSSTTRRYGGSGLGLSICRQLVELMGGSILLDSELGAGTTISVTLPVQLAGTAAPLAKSEPSTDPALPGGKGRVLLVEDQPMNQAVIGQQLRELGYQATVTDSGRDALTLLEQGERFDMILLDCYMPGMDGYETARRIRECETGATSGHTPIIAISAATDPAHQNLCLESGMDGMLSKPLRIHELADVLEMWVGGDDGQAAPEPAPAPLSVRQWRQLFHQSSHDDLASLRQALLQSDPIRARHHLHRLKGAALTIGADELARRTEWLEQLLRQDCLPSPGDGESWLLDYARALDDWLAGQTPSEDA, from the coding sequence ATGTGGCGAACAGTATTGATGGTGCTGGCGATGTCGGCGGCGCCGGCATCGGCCGCGCCAAACGGAGTCATCTTCAGCCCGGCAGAGCAGCGATGGATACGCGAGCACCCGATGGTGCCCTATACCGTCGATCCCTACTGGCCGCTGGAGTACGTGGAGAACGGACAGCACAAGGGGCTGACGCGCGATTATCTGGAGGCCATCGCGCGGATCAGCGGCCTGCGATTCAAGATGGTGGACGCCCGCAACTGGCGCGACGCGCTGCAAGACATGCGGGACGACAAGATTTTCCTGGCCACCATGGTGTCCGCGCAGCTGATAGGCGACGACAGCCAGCAATCGATGCTGCTGACCGTGCCTTATCTGGCCAGCACCACGATCATGGTCACCACCTCGGACAAACCCATGCTGTTCAATCCCAAGCAGCTGAACGGCAAAACCGTCACCGTCAAGGGCGGCGGCAGCTATGAACGGTATTTGCGCCGCCACTTCCCCGGCATCCGCCTGATGCTGATAGCCGATCCGGAAATGGCGCTGGACGCGGTGGCCAGCGGCAAGGCCTATGCGGCGGTGGGCAGCGATGTGGTGCTGGAACCCATCATCCAGCGCAAATACATGGGAACCTTGAACCTGGCCGGCGCCATTCCCGACATGTATGCCGTGGTCAGCATGGGCGTGTCCAAACGCCATCCGGAACTGTGCTCCATCATCAACAAGTCCCTGGCCCAGCTGACCGCCGACGACGCCAGCCGCATGTACGACTACTGGGTCGAAGGCCTGCGGCTGGGCGCGCCATCCTGGCAGGCGATTGTCCGTTATTACTCGAAGGCGCTGGTCGGGCTGGTCACGCTGCTGCTATTGCTGGGCTATTGGGTGCTCAGGGCGCAGCGCTCGCAGCGGGCGGCCGAAGCCAGCGAGGCCGGCAAATCGATGTTTCTGGCCGTGATGAGCCATGAGATCCGCACGCCGATGAACGCCGTGCTGGCCGCGATAGAACTGCTGCAGCGCACGCCGCAAACCCCGCGCCAGCAGGAGCTGGCCAGTCTGGCCAATTCGGCGGCCACCAATCTGCTGGAACTGCTCGACGACGTGCTGGATGTCTCCAAGATGGACGCGCGCGGCCTGCAGCTCGAACTGGTGCCGGTGGACCTGGCCCTGCTGGCGCAAGGCGTGGCCGACAGCAACCGTCCGCGGGCCCAAAGCAAGGGCCTGGGCTGGTCGCTGACCCTGCTCGGGCTGGACGATGCGGCGCTGATGCTGGACCCGCTGCGGATGCGGCAGATTCTATCCAATCTGCTGTCGAACGCCGTCAAGTTCACCGAACAGGGCGAAGTGGCCCTGCTGCTGCACCTGGACCAGATCGAAGGCGACCGCGGCAAGCTGCTGATCACGGTCAGGGATACCGGCATAGGCATAGACAAGCAGCAGCAGTCCCGCTTGTTCACCGCCTTTACCCAGGTGGACAGTTCCACCACCCGCCGTTACGGCGGCAGCGGACTGGGCCTGAGCATCTGCCGGCAGTTGGTCGAGCTGATGGGCGGCAGCATCCTGCTGGACAGCGAACTGGGCGCCGGCACCACCATCAGCGTCACGCTGCCGGTGCAACTGGCCGGGACGGCGGCGCCGCTCGCCAAGTCTGAGCCATCGACGGATCCCGCCCTGCCCGGCGGCAAGGGGCGGGTGCTACTGGTCGAAGACCAGCCGATGAACCAGGCAGTGATAGGCCAGCAGCTGCGCGAGCTGGGCTACCAGGCGACCGTCACCGACAGCGGCCGGGACGCCCTGACGCTGCTCGAGCAAGGGGAACGCTTCGACATGATATTGCTGGACTGCTACATGCCGGGCATGGACGGCTACGAAACCGCGCGACGGATACGAGAATGCGAGACCGGCGCGACATCCGGCCATACCCCCATCATCGCCATCTCCGCCGCCACCGATCCAGCCCATCAGAACCTGTGCCTGGAGAGCGGCATGGACGGCATGCTGAGCAAGCCATTGCGCATACACGAGCTGGCCGACGTGCTGGAAATGTGGGTAGGCGGAGACGACGGACAGGCCGCCCCGGAGCCGGCCCCGGCGCCGTTGTCCGTCCGACAATGGCGACAGCTGTTCCATCAGTCCAGCCACGACGATCTGGCCAGCCTGCGGCAAGCCCTGCTGCAATCGGACCCGATCCGGGCGCGGCATCACCTGCACCGTTTGAAGGGGGCCGCCCTGACCATAGGCGCCGACGAATTGGCGCGGCGGACCGAGTGGCTGGAGCAGCTGCTGCGGCAAGACTGCCTGCCCTCGCCCGGCGATGGCGAGAGCTGGCTGCTCGACTACGCCCGGGCTCTCGATGACTGGCTGGCCGGACAGACGCCGTCCGAGGACGCCTGA
- a CDS encoding response regulator transcription factor, translated as MTLSKPPLRLMLLDDHAVVLQGLSYRLSQEPDFSIVGTHTGSKSLLAALHKQPVDVAVLDYALQPEDTDGLNLIRVLARRFPQTAVLIMSAHYNTATVALALRGGARGFVGKQQDLDELVTAIRTLAQGQVYLSPAMAEELASVMPVDGVPPSGSRHAPAAVGSLVRLAELSPREQEVIRCFMDGMTVSQIAEKFARSIKTISGQKQAAMRKLGLKADHELYILRDELKLDPPSKG; from the coding sequence ATGACCCTTTCGAAACCCCCGCTGCGCCTGATGTTGTTGGACGATCACGCAGTCGTATTGCAAGGCCTGAGTTACAGACTGTCGCAAGAGCCGGATTTTTCCATCGTAGGCACCCATACCGGCAGCAAATCGCTGTTGGCAGCGCTGCACAAGCAGCCGGTCGATGTGGCGGTGCTGGACTATGCCTTGCAGCCGGAAGACACGGACGGGCTGAATCTGATCCGCGTGCTGGCCAGGCGTTTTCCCCAAACCGCCGTGCTGATCATGTCGGCGCACTACAATACCGCCACCGTGGCGCTGGCCTTGCGCGGCGGCGCGCGCGGCTTTGTCGGCAAGCAGCAGGATCTCGACGAGCTGGTGACGGCGATCCGGACGCTGGCCCAGGGCCAGGTCTATCTGAGTCCGGCGATGGCGGAGGAGCTGGCCAGCGTGATGCCGGTCGACGGCGTGCCGCCATCCGGCAGCCGGCATGCGCCGGCCGCGGTGGGGAGCCTGGTGCGCCTCGCCGAGCTGTCGCCCAGGGAGCAGGAGGTGATACGGTGTTTCATGGACGGCATGACCGTCAGCCAGATCGCGGAGAAGTTCGCGCGCAGCATCAAGACCATCAGCGGGCAAAAGCAGGCGGCGATGCGAAAACTGGGGCTGAAGGCCGATCACGAGCTTTACATCCTTCGCGACGAGTTGAAGCTTGATCCGCCGTCGAAAGGCTGA
- the alaS gene encoding alanine--tRNA ligase, translated as MKTSEIRKKFLDFFASKGHQVVPSSSLIPGNDPTLMFTVAGMVQFKDVFLGFEKRDYSRATTSQKCLRAGGKHNDLENVGYTARHHTFFEMLGNFSFGDYFKRDAITFAWEFLTGEQWLALPKDKLMVTVYATDDEAYDIWHKTVGVPADKIVRIGDNKGAPYASDNFWTMGDTGPCGPCTEIFFDHGPSVAGGPPGSPDEDGDRFMEIWNNVFMQFNRDDAGTLHPLPKPSVDTGMGLERLSTVLQHVKSNYETDALACLVRAAARETGVEYSQDVPSLKVIADHIRACSFMVADGILPSNEGRGYVLRRIARRAIRHGYKLGQKGLFFHKIVADLVAEMGEAYPDLRDKQAHIEDALRAEEIKFAETLEIGMGLVDSALDGGKTELDGDTIFKLYDTFGFPVDLTADICRERGIHADLEGFERAMEAQRERGRAGSNFKMSGKIAYDGDDTRFHGYDNSSVDAKVLALYKGTEPVDSLSAGDEGIVVLDHTAFYAEGGGQVGDVGEISAAGGIAALFDVADTQKIQGAAFGHKGRLARGALKVGDAVTATIDLHQRLASARNHSATHLLHAALRHVLGGHVVQKGSLVNPERTRFDFAHGEAVSAAQIAELERVVNHVIAANYEVKAELMGMEAAQKSGAMMLFGEKYGDEVRVLTMGDFSAELCGGTHVKRTGDIGLFKIVAESGVAAGVRRIEAVTGQGALAHIQAQDALIKEAAAALKAQSSDEVIAKIAALQDGAKALEKELAKLKGQLAASAGDSLADAATVVNGVKVLAAELPGADNTALRETLDKLKDKLGSAAIVLAASGDGKVALVAGVTADLTGKIKAGELVNFVAQQVGGKGGGRPDMAQAGGTQPENLDAALKGVQAWVAAKL; from the coding sequence ATGAAAACCTCTGAAATTCGCAAGAAATTCCTGGATTTCTTCGCCTCCAAAGGCCACCAGGTAGTTCCCTCCAGCAGCCTGATCCCCGGCAACGACCCGACGCTGATGTTCACCGTCGCCGGCATGGTGCAGTTCAAGGATGTATTCCTCGGCTTCGAGAAACGCGACTACAGCCGCGCCACCACCAGCCAGAAATGCCTGCGCGCCGGCGGCAAGCACAACGACCTGGAAAACGTCGGCTACACCGCGCGCCACCACACCTTCTTCGAAATGCTGGGCAACTTCAGCTTCGGCGACTACTTCAAGCGCGACGCCATCACCTTCGCCTGGGAATTCCTGACCGGCGAGCAATGGCTGGCGCTGCCGAAGGACAAGCTGATGGTGACGGTGTACGCCACCGACGACGAAGCCTACGACATCTGGCACAAGACCGTCGGCGTGCCGGCAGACAAGATCGTCCGCATCGGCGACAACAAGGGCGCGCCGTACGCGTCCGACAACTTCTGGACCATGGGCGACACCGGCCCCTGCGGCCCGTGCACCGAGATCTTCTTCGACCACGGTCCATCGGTCGCCGGCGGCCCTCCGGGCAGCCCGGACGAGGACGGCGACCGCTTCATGGAGATCTGGAACAACGTCTTCATGCAGTTCAACCGCGACGACGCCGGCACGCTGCATCCGCTGCCGAAGCCGTCGGTCGACACCGGCATGGGCCTGGAGCGCCTGTCCACCGTGCTGCAGCACGTCAAGTCCAACTACGAGACCGACGCGCTGGCCTGTCTGGTGCGCGCAGCCGCCCGCGAAACCGGCGTCGAATACAGCCAGGACGTGCCGTCGCTGAAAGTGATCGCCGACCACATCCGCGCCTGCTCCTTCATGGTCGCCGACGGCATCCTGCCGTCCAACGAGGGCCGCGGCTACGTGCTGCGCCGCATCGCCCGCCGCGCGATCCGCCACGGCTACAAGCTGGGCCAGAAGGGCCTGTTCTTCCACAAGATCGTCGCCGACCTGGTCGCCGAGATGGGCGAAGCCTATCCGGACTTGCGCGACAAGCAGGCGCATATCGAAGACGCGCTGCGCGCCGAGGAGATCAAGTTCGCCGAGACGCTGGAAATCGGCATGGGCCTGGTGGACTCCGCGCTGGACGGAGGCAAGACTGAGCTTGACGGCGACACCATCTTCAAGCTGTACGACACCTTCGGCTTCCCGGTGGACCTGACCGCCGACATCTGCCGCGAACGCGGCATCCACGCCGATCTGGAAGGCTTCGAGCGCGCGATGGAGGCCCAGCGCGAGCGCGGCCGCGCCGGCTCCAACTTCAAGATGAGCGGCAAGATCGCCTACGACGGCGACGACACCCGCTTCCACGGCTACGACAACAGCAGCGTCGACGCCAAGGTCCTGGCGCTGTACAAGGGCACCGAGCCGGTCGACAGCCTGTCCGCCGGCGACGAAGGCATCGTGGTGCTCGACCACACCGCCTTCTACGCCGAAGGCGGCGGCCAGGTCGGCGACGTAGGCGAAATCTCGGCCGCCGGCGGCATCGCCGCGCTGTTCGACGTCGCCGACACCCAGAAAATCCAGGGCGCGGCCTTCGGCCACAAGGGCCGGCTCGCCCGCGGCGCGCTGAAGGTCGGCGACGCCGTCACCGCCACCATCGACCTGCACCAGCGGCTGGCCAGCGCCCGCAACCACTCGGCCACCCACTTGCTGCACGCGGCGCTGCGCCATGTGCTGGGCGGCCACGTGGTGCAGAAGGGCTCGCTGGTCAACCCCGAGCGCACCCGCTTCGACTTCGCCCACGGCGAGGCCGTCAGCGCCGCGCAGATCGCCGAGCTGGAACGCGTGGTCAACCACGTGATCGCCGCCAACTACGAGGTCAAGGCCGAGTTGATGGGCATGGAGGCCGCGCAGAAGTCCGGCGCGATGATGCTGTTCGGCGAGAAGTACGGCGACGAGGTCCGCGTGCTGACCATGGGCGATTTCTCCGCCGAGCTGTGCGGCGGCACCCACGTCAAGCGCACCGGCGACATCGGCCTGTTCAAGATCGTCGCCGAGAGCGGCGTCGCCGCCGGCGTGCGCCGGATCGAAGCGGTGACCGGCCAGGGCGCGCTGGCCCACATCCAGGCCCAGGACGCGCTGATCAAGGAAGCCGCCGCCGCGCTGAAGGCGCAGAGCAGCGACGAGGTGATCGCCAAGATCGCCGCGCTGCAGGACGGCGCCAAGGCGCTGGAGAAGGAACTGGCCAAGCTGAAGGGCCAGCTGGCCGCCTCCGCCGGCGACAGCCTGGCCGACGCCGCCACCGTGGTCAATGGCGTCAAGGTGCTGGCGGCCGAGCTGCCGGGCGCCGACAACACCGCGCTGCGCGAAACGCTGGACAAGCTGAAGGACAAGCTGGGCTCCGCCGCCATCGTGCTGGCCGCCAGCGGCGACGGCAAGGTGGCGCTGGTCGCCGGCGTCACCGCCGACCTGACCGGCAAGATCAAGGCCGGCGAACTGGTCAACTTCGTCGCCCAGCAGGTGGGCGGCAAGGGCGGCGGCCGTCCGGACATGGCCCAGGCCGGCGGCACCCAGCCGGAAAACCTGGACGCCGCGCTGAAAGGCGTCCAAGCCTGGGTGGCGGCCAAGCTGTAA
- a CDS encoding CS1 type fimbrial major subunit encodes MFTRKFLLGAAVSAAMLSGAAMAEQQPLQINVTANIPTDSFYVQPLADWHLRDQALSWDARREILQPVSNMLDMKSTIGAIQGYLEAPAELYGNGNGEKIPMVVKINEQAMEVGAGKKAQILTATQARDISRVNLSIAAPTPASGFKPGRYSGSVNLMFESVAPAGN; translated from the coding sequence ATGTTCACCCGAAAATTTCTGCTGGGCGCGGCCGTGTCGGCCGCCATGCTGTCCGGCGCCGCGATGGCCGAGCAACAGCCGCTGCAGATCAATGTCACGGCCAATATCCCGACCGACAGCTTTTACGTGCAACCGCTGGCCGACTGGCATCTGAGGGACCAGGCGCTGTCCTGGGACGCCCGCCGCGAAATCCTGCAGCCGGTCAGCAATATGCTGGACATGAAAAGCACGATAGGCGCGATCCAGGGCTATCTGGAAGCGCCGGCCGAACTGTATGGCAACGGCAACGGCGAGAAGATTCCCATGGTCGTCAAAATCAACGAGCAGGCCATGGAGGTCGGCGCAGGCAAGAAGGCGCAGATACTGACGGCCACCCAGGCCCGGGACATCAGCCGCGTCAATCTGAGCATCGCCGCGCCGACGCCGGCCAGCGGCTTCAAGCCAGGTCGCTATTCCGGCAGCGTCAATCTGATGTTCGAAAGCGTCGCGCCCGCCGGCAATTGA
- a CDS encoding GNAT family N-acetyltransferase, producing the protein MSETEFRLARNDDLPAVYLLIQQAFGPLQQRLPTRPTALDETVASLNGHLSNGCQIFLIAQGPRLLACLLVQPATVGCVEVKRLCTHPTWQGRGLGSALLTHVEGQLRRQGVRAIRLATRRRLPDNLRFYQHRGYLEHERRPYPVGIDDELVTLGKTLSGR; encoded by the coding sequence ATGAGCGAGACCGAATTCCGCCTGGCCCGCAACGATGATCTGCCCGCCGTCTACCTGCTGATCCAGCAAGCGTTCGGCCCGCTGCAACAACGGCTGCCCACCCGCCCAACCGCCCTCGACGAAACCGTCGCCAGCCTCAACGGCCACCTTTCCAACGGCTGCCAGATCTTCCTCATCGCCCAGGGACCCCGCCTGCTGGCCTGCCTGCTGGTGCAACCGGCGACCGTGGGCTGCGTCGAGGTCAAGCGCCTCTGCACCCACCCGACCTGGCAAGGCCGCGGCCTGGGCTCGGCCCTGCTCACCCACGTCGAGGGCCAGTTGCGCCGCCAGGGCGTGCGGGCGATCAGGCTGGCCACCCGGCGGCGCCTGCCGGACAATCTGCGCTTCTACCAGCATCGCGGCTATCTCGAGCACGAACGCAGACCATATCCCGTAGGCATAGACGATGAGCTGGTCACGCTGGGCAAAACGCTGAGCGGACGGTGA
- a CDS encoding CS1 type fimbrial major subunit encodes MTMTRTMLAVCALWIALAAGARAEPVEHRVSVEVQVPNDVFYVSAVGGWAGATQLLQWDMAGQRLRPLRQWLEMRSTMGPITVRADGDTVLAGDGRKIPLRIRLDSGQRRCEVFRDGGASADCLVLSAAEAAEDRRVSLDIVPGVPVGGYQPGVYHGVVNLLFESAL; translated from the coding sequence ATGACGATGACGCGAACGATGCTGGCTGTCTGCGCGCTATGGATCGCGCTGGCGGCCGGCGCCCGGGCCGAGCCGGTCGAGCACAGGGTCAGTGTCGAAGTGCAAGTGCCAAACGATGTGTTCTACGTTAGCGCCGTCGGCGGCTGGGCGGGCGCGACCCAGCTGTTGCAGTGGGACATGGCCGGTCAGCGCCTGCGGCCATTGCGGCAATGGCTGGAAATGAGAAGCACGATGGGGCCGATCACCGTCAGGGCCGACGGCGACACGGTCCTGGCCGGCGACGGGCGGAAGATCCCGCTGCGCATCCGGCTGGATAGCGGCCAGCGGCGCTGCGAGGTGTTCCGCGACGGTGGCGCCTCGGCGGACTGTCTGGTGTTGAGCGCCGCCGAGGCGGCCGAGGACCGGCGGGTCAGCCTGGACATCGTGCCCGGCGTGCCGGTCGGCGGCTACCAGCCCGGCGTCTATCACGGGGTGGTCAATCTGCTGTTTGAAAGCGCGCTGTAG
- a CDS encoding CS1-pili formation C-terminal domain-containing protein, with amino-acid sequence MSTVARLIAALAASFFCAYCLAGAPAISARLPLLAQASGLPAEFRDHFFEVPLAARVEKDGQVLGDAMVLLTRDGTVQLLGFTDAGDSRQPDAERQKWAEALGRPIGLGDCKERCPSGLLAIHYSLENSQLSLLTDAAGRRQAGAHYHAQPSGGSRGLILGNRLNLSGGGGQSLSGRYAMDLQGSLADWSALGGLQLERSADGRLRQNLSQLYAQRELDGHFVRAGLFSPDEQSLLRQPRTQGQRADAVLGLMAGSSDALLADSGQASLYPVYVTANREATVEIYRNGVLIHSQLVQPGLQLVDTLSLPGGIYPVEVRLLEDGVQVSRSEELIYKPSMWRNPEQRWRYSVFAGRQRKPFGVGAQSGGLALGGGINYLLHPRVVLGLASQQFGAQRQFGASVDWDLADSARLYANLFHTAGYGSGFDVQAVWSYSRGNVVLSHSRSSLDGDGDPEWRQARRSALSLSHRLSDRSNLNARLTHGGGLSVDLGLDHRHKLLGNDATWRLAAFDRAAGPGSGPRNRGVELSLNLSLGGEGRSYNASIGSRSGSLGSRDHYASVSVQQNLDNGWLSAVGATGSADSHGLGLSGSAQFQHALLRGDAYLQRSSLNGRLSGGLNLENTMAIGGGGIAASGDAAAFGANTGLIVDVESDLPAVALRADDSQGGSAWLHAGRNFIPVTAYQAGSVQFDFAGAGAPAVAIQPASHSYHLNKGGVAYRQVRVLKTVTVLGRLLDASGRPLRGARLINHAGRAVSEADGFFSLEMSESAPTLEVRHQTTADCRFRLDPARRQRAGDVLLAGDLRCPG; translated from the coding sequence ATGTCTACTGTCGCCCGCCTTATCGCGGCCCTGGCCGCCTCATTTTTCTGCGCCTATTGCCTGGCCGGCGCGCCGGCCATCAGCGCCCGGTTGCCGTTGCTGGCGCAGGCGTCCGGCTTGCCGGCCGAGTTCCGCGACCATTTCTTCGAGGTGCCGCTGGCCGCCCGGGTCGAAAAGGACGGGCAGGTCCTGGGCGACGCGATGGTGCTGCTGACCCGGGACGGCACCGTGCAGCTGCTGGGCTTCACCGACGCCGGCGACAGCCGGCAGCCTGACGCGGAGAGGCAAAAGTGGGCGGAGGCGCTTGGCCGTCCGATCGGGCTGGGCGATTGCAAGGAGCGTTGTCCGTCCGGACTGCTGGCCATTCATTACAGCCTGGAAAACTCCCAGCTGTCGCTGCTGACCGATGCCGCCGGCCGGCGGCAGGCCGGCGCGCATTATCACGCCCAGCCTTCGGGCGGCAGCCGGGGCCTGATTCTCGGCAACCGTCTGAATCTCTCCGGCGGCGGCGGGCAGAGCCTGTCCGGCCGCTACGCGATGGATCTGCAAGGCAGCCTGGCCGACTGGAGCGCTCTGGGGGGCCTGCAGCTGGAGCGCAGCGCCGACGGCCGCTTGCGCCAGAATCTGTCGCAGCTGTACGCGCAGCGCGAACTGGACGGCCATTTCGTCCGCGCCGGCCTGTTCAGTCCCGACGAGCAAAGCCTGCTGCGGCAGCCGCGGACCCAGGGCCAGCGCGCGGATGCGGTGCTCGGCCTGATGGCGGGCAGCTCCGACGCGCTGCTGGCCGACAGCGGCCAAGCCAGCCTGTATCCGGTCTACGTCACCGCCAATCGCGAGGCGACGGTGGAAATCTACCGCAACGGCGTGTTGATCCATAGCCAGCTGGTGCAGCCGGGTCTGCAACTGGTCGACACGCTGAGCCTGCCCGGCGGCATTTATCCGGTGGAAGTGCGCTTGCTGGAAGACGGCGTGCAGGTGTCGCGCAGCGAGGAGCTGATCTACAAGCCCAGCATGTGGCGCAATCCGGAACAGCGCTGGCGCTACAGCGTGTTTGCCGGCCGGCAGCGCAAGCCGTTCGGCGTCGGCGCGCAGTCGGGCGGCCTGGCGCTGGGCGGCGGCATCAATTATCTGCTGCACCCGCGCGTGGTGTTGGGCCTGGCCTCGCAACAGTTCGGCGCGCAGCGCCAGTTCGGCGCCTCGGTGGACTGGGATCTGGCCGACAGCGCCAGGCTGTACGCCAATCTGTTCCACACGGCCGGCTATGGCAGCGGTTTCGATGTCCAGGCGGTCTGGAGCTACAGCCGGGGCAATGTGGTGCTCAGCCACAGCCGCAGCAGCCTGGACGGCGATGGCGATCCCGAATGGCGGCAGGCCCGCCGCAGCGCGCTGTCGCTCAGCCACCGCTTGAGCGACCGCAGCAATCTGAATGCCCGGCTAACGCACGGCGGCGGGCTCAGCGTGGATCTGGGCCTGGACCACAGGCACAAGCTCTTGGGCAACGACGCCACCTGGCGGCTGGCGGCCTTCGACCGCGCCGCCGGCCCTGGCTCCGGTCCGCGCAACCGCGGCGTGGAGCTGTCCTTGAACCTGAGCCTGGGCGGGGAAGGCCGCAGCTACAACGCCAGCATCGGCAGCCGCAGCGGCAGCCTGGGCAGCCGCGACCACTATGCCAGCGTGTCGGTGCAACAAAACCTGGACAACGGCTGGCTGAGCGCCGTCGGCGCCACGGGCAGCGCCGATAGCCATGGCCTGGGCCTCAGCGGCAGCGCCCAGTTCCAGCACGCCTTGCTGCGCGGCGACGCCTATCTGCAGCGCTCGTCGCTGAACGGGCGGCTCAGCGGCGGCCTCAATCTGGAAAACACCATGGCCATCGGCGGCGGCGGCATCGCGGCCAGCGGCGACGCCGCGGCCTTCGGCGCCAATACCGGACTGATCGTCGATGTGGAGTCCGACCTGCCCGCGGTGGCGCTGCGGGCCGATGACAGCCAGGGCGGCAGCGCGTGGCTGCATGCGGGACGCAACTTCATCCCGGTGACCGCCTACCAAGCCGGCAGCGTGCAGTTCGACTTCGCCGGAGCCGGCGCGCCGGCGGTGGCGATACAGCCGGCCAGCCACAGCTACCACCTGAACAAGGGCGGCGTGGCCTACCGGCAGGTCAGGGTGTTGAAGACGGTCACCGTGCTGGGCCGCCTGCTGGATGCGTCGGGCCGGCCGCTGCGCGGCGCCCGGCTGATCAATCACGCCGGCCGGGCGGTCAGCGAGGCCGACGGCTTCTTCAGCCTGGAAATGAGCGAAAGCGCGCCGACGCTGGAGGTCCGCCACCAGACGACAGCCGATTGCCGCTTCCGGCTGGACCCGGCGCGGCGGCAGCGCGCCGGCGATGTCTTGCTGGCCGGCGATCTGCGCTGCCCCGGCTAG